In Capsicum annuum cultivar UCD-10X-F1 chromosome 7, UCD10Xv1.1, whole genome shotgun sequence, one genomic interval encodes:
- the LOC107878796 gene encoding zinc transporter 11 yields the protein MAHLQQPLFFLTLFLLLIISTAAHGGGHGGDDADVDSDISGPSDKPHLRSKPLVLVKIWCLIIVFFGTFLGGVSPYFMKWNEGFLVLGTQFAGGVFLGTALMHFLSDANETFGDVVTSKEYPFAYMLACAGYLMTMLADCVICFVYDKESYKNNGVQRQGDTEDGKSNGTVTQGQTQVSDGREDYLSTAPLATASSLSDSILLIIALCFHSVFEGIAIGVAESQADAWRALWTVCLHKIFAAIAMGIALLRMIPNRPLLSCSAYAFAFAISSPIGVAIGIVIDATTQGVVADWIYAISMGLACGVFIYVSINHLLSKGYKPEKMVLVDKSHFKFLAVLLGVGIIAVVMIWDT from the exons ATGGCACATTTACAACAACCCCTTTTCTTCCTAACTCTCTTTCTCCTTCTCATCATCTCCACCGCAGCACACGGCGGAGGACACGGAGGAGATGATGCTGACGTGGATTCAGATATATCTGGACCATCAGACAAACCCCATTTGAGATCTAAGCCGTTGGTTTTAGTTAAGATATGGTGTTTGATAATAGTGTTTTTTGGGACATTTCTTGGTGGGGTATCACCTTATTTTATGAAGTGGAATGAGGGGTTTTTGGTTCTTGGTACACAGTTTGCTGGTGGGGTTTTCTTGGGAACTGCGCTTATGCATTTCTTAAGTGATGCTAATGAGACTTTTGGTGATGTGGTGACGAGTAAAGAGTATCCTTTTGCTTATATGTTGGCATGTGCTGGTTATTTGATGACTATGTTGGCTGATTGTGTTATCTGTTTTGTTTATGACAAGGAGAGTTACAAGAATAATGGTGTTCAGCGCCAAG GTGATACTGAAGATGGAAAAAGCAATGGGACGGTCACACAAGGGCAGACACAG GTCTCCGATGGCAGAGAAGATTACTTATCGACAGCACCTCTTGCAACAGCTTCTTCACTCAGTGACAGTATCTTATTGATCATAGCACTATGTTTCCATTCTGTCTTCGAGGGAATAGCCATTGGTGTTGCCGAATCACAAGCCGATGCTTGGAGAGCTCTTTGGACTGTCTGTTTACACAAGATATTTGCTGCCATCGCAATGGGAATAGCTCTACTCAGGATGATCCCTAATCGCCCCCTGCTATCGTGCTCGGCATATGCTTTCGCCTTCGCCATCTCAAGTCCAATTGGTGTTGCCATCGGAATCGTAATCGACGCCACAACTCAAGGGGTTGTTGCAGACTGGATCTATGCTATATCGATGGGATTGGCTTGTGGAGTTTTCATATATGTTTCCATTAATCATTTGCTTTCCAAAGGATACAAGCCTGAGAAAATGGTCCTGGTTGACAAGTCTCATTTCAAGTTCTTGGCTGTTTTGTTAGGTGTTGGGATAATTGCTGTGGTGATGATATGGGACACTTGA
- the LOC107878797 gene encoding mitochondrial import inner membrane translocase subunit TIM50, whose protein sequence is MMINTIVRSRFRISPLLFNRRTNERSLSTVLLQHKQPPPPPSAGPGAGAENKSWNFLKYSLVAALTGAAATAGYATYAYSVDEVEKKTKALRTSANYTVGENASGFDKFQALLYSSAMTVPAKLVELYLDVRRLTEEQVRDYSEPSSDKLLLDLHPLEQHVFTIVLDLSETLVYSDWKRERGWRTFKRPGVEAFLEHLAQFFEIIVYSDQQNMYVDPIVDRLDSKQCIRYRLSRGATKYVGGKHYRDLSALNRDPSRIIYISGNALENSLQPENCVQIKPWKGDVEDTTLLDLIPFLEYVGMHRPADIRTVIASYQGHDIAKEFIERSKEHQRRMQEQKQHSRFWRRS, encoded by the exons atgatgattaaCACTATAGTTCGATCACGATTCCGAATTTCTCCCTTGTTATTTAACAGAAGAACCAATGAACGCTCTTTGTCCACCGTTCTCCTCCAACACAaacaaccaccaccacctccTTCCGCCGGCCCCGGCGCCGGAGCTGAGAATAAGTCATGGAATTTTCTGAAGTACAGCCTTGTTGCTGCCCTAACCGGCGCTGCTGCCACTGCTGGTTACGCTACTTACG CATATTCGGTGGATGAAGTTGAGAAGAAGACCAAGGCTTTGCGTACATCTGCAAATTATACTGTTGGTGAAAATGCATCTGGTTTTGAT AAATTTCAAGCTCTGCTATACTCCTCTGCAATGACAG TGCCCGCCAAGTTAGTTGAGCTTTACCTAGATGTGAGGCGCTTGACTGAAGAACAAGTTCGA GATTATAGTGAACCATCATCAGACAAGCTTCTGCTAGATTTGCATCCATTGGAGCAGCACGTCTTTACCATTGTTCTTGATCTGAGTGAGACGTTGGTCTACTCCGACTGGAAG CGTGAAAGAGGCTGGAGAACATTTAAAAGACCTGGGGTAGAGGCTTTTCTGGAACACTTAGCTCAATTTTTTGAGATCATTGTATACTCAGACCAACAGAACATG TATGTTGATCCCATTGTTGATAGATTGGATTCAAAGCAGTGTATCCGCTATAGGTTATCAAGGGGAGCAACTAAATATGTGGGTGGCAAGCATTACAGA GACCTTTCCGCGCTGAATAGGGATCCATCAAGGATCATATATATTAGTGGTAATGCATTAGAAAATAGCCTTCAGCCAGAGAACTGCGTACAAATAAAACCATGGAAAGGGGATGTGGAAGATACCACACTTTTAGATCTGATTCCGTTCCTTGAAT ATGTTGGAATGCATAGGCCAGCTGATATTCGAACTGTTATAGCTTCATACCAAGGACATGATATTGCAAAGGAGTTTATTGAACGATCAAAGGAGCACCAAAG GCGTATGCAAGAGCAGAAACAACACAGCCGTTTTTGGCGTCGCTCGTGA